A stretch of [Clostridium] scindens DNA encodes these proteins:
- a CDS encoding glycosyltransferase family 9 protein produces the protein MKDNSYNISNVFLKINQTLWRVSSLQRIRSLFYFIDRILLIGLNKKKSIGLSSKKKVLIVYNMALGDGIMFLGIAHHYRKLYPKDKYELSIACQSAFKSLYEKTGLFDYVLPFDFADAILNLKKRKILFKRIRSQTYDIIIDPVGCDSCTTNVFITRAALGKFKIGVIDSTLPHVQCPKWMRNRIYDKVIELDRHKMHLIEFYAEFIKKLGDETCIPHPANFPTVKLKLDLPQKFFIIFPTASMAVKRWPLDRFAYLAKKIQNKTGMKLVVCGTNHDWPIIKQFIELIPEVDKMNFVGKTDICEFVELVGRASLVVTNDTSAYHIAVAKQCDVALICGGYTYTRYANYDYAKEGYKNPNLICNKMECYDCNNYCRYSNKEIFPCIENITKEMAWDVVSKMLTKE, from the coding sequence ATGAAAGATAATTCATATAATATTTCTAATGTTTTTTTGAAAATTAATCAAACACTTTGGAGAGTATCTTCTTTACAGAGAATAAGAAGTCTGTTTTACTTTATCGATAGAATATTGCTTATAGGTTTAAACAAGAAGAAGAGTATAGGTTTATCGAGCAAAAAGAAGGTGCTAATCGTATATAATATGGCTTTGGGAGATGGGATTATGTTTTTGGGAATTGCTCATCATTATAGGAAATTGTACCCAAAAGACAAGTATGAATTATCTATAGCTTGCCAAAGTGCTTTTAAATCTTTGTATGAAAAAACTGGATTATTTGATTATGTACTTCCGTTTGATTTTGCCGATGCAATATTAAACTTAAAAAAGAGAAAAATATTATTTAAGAGGATTAGGTCCCAAACTTATGATATTATAATAGATCCTGTAGGTTGTGATAGTTGTACAACAAATGTTTTTATAACACGTGCTGCGTTAGGAAAATTCAAAATAGGAGTGATTGATAGTACCCTTCCACATGTCCAATGTCCAAAGTGGATGAGAAATAGAATATATGATAAGGTTATAGAACTGGATAGACATAAAATGCATCTTATAGAATTTTATGCTGAATTTATTAAAAAACTAGGGGATGAAACATGCATTCCTCATCCGGCGAATTTCCCAACTGTTAAATTAAAGTTAGACTTACCACAAAAGTTTTTTATAATTTTCCCTACTGCTAGTATGGCAGTAAAACGCTGGCCGCTAGATAGGTTTGCTTATTTAGCAAAAAAAATCCAGAACAAGACAGGAATGAAACTGGTTGTTTGTGGAACCAATCATGATTGGCCAATTATTAAACAATTTATTGAATTGATTCCTGAAGTAGACAAAATGAATTTTGTTGGAAAAACAGATATTTGTGAGTTCGTTGAATTAGTGGGAAGAGCATCTTTGGTTGTTACAAATGATACTAGCGCTTACCACATAGCGGTAGCCAAACAATGCGATGTGGCTTTGATTTGCGGAGGATACACTTATACTCGATATGCAAATTATGACTATGCTAAAGAAGGGTATAAAAATCCTAATTTGATTTGCAATAAGATGGAGTGTTATGATTGTAATAATTATTGTAGATATAGCAACAAAGAAATTTTCCCTTGTATTGAAAATATTACAAAAGAGATGGCTTGGGATGTTGTAAGTAA
- the gmhA gene encoding D-sedoheptulose 7-phosphate isomerase, with protein sequence MKEYIKDVIDEKKICLEKMQSDYYIEKIVQISESVINTLKAGHKLLIAGNGGSAADAQHFAAELVGRFETERRGLPAIALTTDTSILTSVANDYSFGNIFSRQLEAISQEGDAFIGISTSGNSENIIKSVSLARDKGIFTIGLLGKDGGKLCEACDLSLIVPADKTARIQELHEMCIHIICSFVDQAFKEY encoded by the coding sequence ATGAAAGAGTATATTAAAGATGTAATTGATGAGAAAAAGATATGTTTAGAAAAAATGCAAAGCGATTATTATATAGAAAAGATTGTTCAAATTTCGGAAAGTGTAATTAATACATTGAAAGCAGGACATAAATTATTAATCGCGGGGAATGGGGGATCAGCAGCTGATGCACAGCATTTTGCAGCAGAATTAGTTGGACGCTTTGAGACGGAAAGACGAGGGCTGCCTGCCATTGCATTAACTACTGATACATCTATTCTTACAAGCGTGGCAAATGATTATTCGTTTGGGAATATATTTTCCAGACAGTTAGAAGCAATATCTCAAGAGGGAGATGCATTTATTGGCATATCAACAAGTGGTAATTCTGAGAATATTATTAAAAGTGTTAGCCTGGCTAGAGATAAGGGAATATTTACAATAGGATTGTTGGGAAAAGATGGAGGAAAGTTATGCGAAGCCTGTGATTTGTCATTGATAGTACCTGCAGATAAAACGGCGAGAATACAGGAGTTACATGAAATGTGTATCCATATTATTTGTTCATTTGTGGATCAAGCATTTAAAGAATATTAA